In a genomic window of Planifilum fimeticola:
- a CDS encoding ABC transporter ATP-binding protein, which yields MTVIQAENLTKTFRVKRKAPGFWGSLQSLVKPDVVEKEAVRGIGFRVEKGETVAFLGPNGAGKSTTIKMLTGILHPTSGRLEVLGMVPQRERARLAFRIGTVFGQKSQLWYHLPPADTFALMADIYELPAKPFRERRDELVEMFGLEPYLHTPVRKLSLGERMRCEMAVALLHRPEILFLDEPTIGMDVVVKQKIREMMRLFNRKEGVTVFLTSHDTGDVEELCDRAIIINHGEVVMDVPVHQLKRDVLKYKIVHLKLGAEPDDFTLPGTEVLKQKGTGLKLKVDILKTSVEAAIGRLLERYPILDINVEDPSMEDVITTLYEAKGG from the coding sequence ATGACGGTGATCCAAGCGGAGAATCTGACGAAAACCTTTCGGGTGAAGCGGAAGGCGCCGGGGTTTTGGGGCAGCCTTCAATCGCTGGTAAAACCCGACGTGGTTGAGAAGGAAGCGGTCCGCGGCATCGGCTTCCGGGTCGAAAAGGGGGAGACGGTGGCCTTTCTGGGGCCCAACGGGGCGGGCAAGTCGACGACGATCAAGATGCTCACGGGGATCCTGCATCCCACTTCCGGCCGGTTGGAGGTGCTCGGGATGGTGCCGCAGAGGGAAAGGGCCCGCCTGGCCTTCCGCATCGGGACGGTCTTCGGCCAGAAGTCGCAGCTGTGGTATCATCTCCCTCCCGCCGACACCTTCGCCCTGATGGCCGACATTTATGAACTGCCGGCGAAACCCTTCCGGGAGCGGCGCGACGAACTGGTGGAGATGTTCGGGCTGGAGCCTTATCTGCACACGCCGGTCCGAAAGCTCTCCCTGGGAGAGCGGATGCGATGCGAGATGGCGGTGGCGCTGCTGCACCGACCGGAGATTCTGTTTCTGGATGAGCCGACGATCGGGATGGACGTGGTGGTGAAGCAAAAAATCCGGGAGATGATGCGCCTCTTCAACCGGAAAGAGGGGGTGACGGTTTTTCTCACCTCCCACGACACCGGGGATGTGGAAGAGTTGTGCGACCGGGCGATCATCATCAATCACGGAGAGGTGGTGATGGACGTTCCGGTGCATCAATTGAAGCGGGATGTCTTGAAGTACAAGATCGTCCATCTGAAACTGGGGGCGGAACCGGACGACTTCACCCTTCCGGGGACGGAGGTGCTGAAGCAAAAGGGAACAGGGCTGAAGTTGAAGGTGGATATCCTGAAGACATCGGTGGAGGCGGCGATCGGCCGACTGCTCGAGCGGTATCCGATTTTGGACATCAACGTGGAGGATCCGTCGATGGAGGATGTGATCACGACGCTCTACGAGGCGAAAGGGGGGTGA
- a CDS encoding GH92 family glycosyl hydrolase: MKRVGARKAFSALVMVVFLLQMSLVPPPPAASAREVQTDFFSSFEVDDLTWENTVETDLKGNKRAKGVDGHIVPEDRIPGDITEKVKEIKASANNPPHETDQQLIDGDVTTKWLAFEPTAWIELRLSEPEAVVKYALTSANDYPERDPRDWTLSGSEDGENWTVLDRREGERFDERFQTKVYEFENDTEYSYYRLEITRNAGANITQLAELQLSNGIEVPPPPPSDMKSHIASGPSKAYTAKRNAGWTGRRALTYYGTHVAKGRAYSYNKIYEVDILVTPDTRLSYHIFPEFTDKDHLEYASTYAAVDLAFSDGTYLSELGAVDQHGVKLNPRDQGKSKTLYPHQWNFKKAHIGKVAAGKRIKRILVAYDNPKGPAVFRGHIDDIRIEGNPAKLSASRPSDYVNTLRGTHSNGTFSRGNTFPAVAVPHGFNFWTPVTDAGSTSWLYQYHEQNNEDNLPEIQAFSLSHEPSPWMGDRQTFQVMPSDSAEGVPEAGRSDRALPFQRENEIAKAHYYSVTFENGIRTEIAPTDHAALFRFTFKGDRSTLIFDNVNNSGGIRLDPEKRAITGFSDVKSGLSTGATRMFFYAEFDKPVLESGRISGHGRDDVMAYYRFDTGQGDRTVTMRIATSLISVAQAEKNLKQEISPADTLETVRERAQKLWDDKLKIIEVEGASEEDLVTLYSNLYRLFLYPNSAYENVGTADKPVYKYASPFSPPVGENTPTKTGAKIVEGKVYVNNGFWDTYRTAWPAYVLLTPTKAGEMIDGFVQHYRDGGWIARWSSPGYADLMVGTSSDIAFADAYIKGVTNFDVKSFYQSAVKNATAVSPDPGTGRKGLVTSIFKGYTDTSTPEGMSWAMDGYINDFGIANLAKALYERGDGDDPDRSRYKDDYLYFLNRAQNYVHMFNPNVNFFMGRTPSGAWRVSPEDFDPREWGRDYTETNAWNMAFHAPQDGQGLANLYGGREALAAKLDEFFRTPETALPKFKGHYGGVIHEMREARDVRMGMYAHSNQPSHHILYMYNYAGQPWKTQEKVREVLSRLYIGSEIGQGYPGDEDNGEMSAWYIFSAAGFYPLRLGTPEYVIGAPYFKKMTIHLENGNKIVINAPKVSDRNKYIQRVKLNGVEYNKTTLSHFDLIRGATLDFEMGPKPSKWGTGEQALPPSITAPSTDGSSLMPRPMRDLTDRSEGGGDAEGLFDDSSDTHMTFDTSSPRVEWRFAEGPEKVRMYTLTSGDGSPVGDPKSWVLKGSRDGRNWTVLDERSGESFQWRRQTRAFEVRHPGKYSHYRLEITENNGADSTRLAEVELLGYDDVNRFFGAVDQLIRDYKRSGELKDPLARQLSRSLKQAGRQEQKGHTEQAVKHMEDFLKHLNDKGMKDRVTDRARKRLAAEAHALIIALRR, from the coding sequence ATGAAAAGAGTGGGTGCGAGGAAGGCTTTCAGCGCATTGGTGATGGTTGTCTTTCTGTTGCAAATGTCGCTTGTTCCCCCTCCCCCGGCGGCGTCGGCCCGGGAGGTTCAAACCGACTTTTTCTCGTCCTTTGAAGTGGATGATTTGACCTGGGAAAATACGGTTGAAACCGATTTGAAAGGCAATAAAAGGGCGAAGGGAGTTGACGGTCACATTGTCCCCGAAGATCGCATCCCGGGGGATATCACCGAGAAGGTGAAAGAGATCAAGGCCAGTGCCAACAACCCGCCCCATGAAACGGATCAGCAATTGATCGACGGCGATGTGACCACCAAATGGCTCGCCTTTGAACCCACGGCCTGGATCGAGCTCCGGCTTTCCGAACCGGAAGCGGTGGTGAAATATGCGCTGACCTCGGCCAACGACTACCCGGAGCGGGATCCCCGCGACTGGACCCTTTCCGGTTCCGAGGACGGGGAAAACTGGACCGTGTTGGACCGGAGAGAGGGAGAGCGCTTTGACGAACGCTTCCAGACCAAAGTGTACGAATTCGAGAATGACACCGAGTATTCCTATTACCGCCTGGAGATTACGCGGAATGCCGGCGCCAATATCACGCAGCTGGCGGAGCTGCAGCTTTCCAACGGCATCGAAGTGCCGCCGCCCCCGCCTTCCGATATGAAATCCCATATCGCATCGGGTCCGTCCAAGGCTTACACCGCCAAGCGGAACGCCGGCTGGACCGGTCGCCGCGCCCTGACCTACTACGGCACCCATGTCGCCAAAGGCAGGGCCTACTCCTACAACAAGATTTACGAAGTGGACATTTTGGTTACCCCCGACACCCGGTTGTCCTATCACATTTTCCCGGAATTTACGGACAAGGATCACCTGGAGTATGCCAGCACCTATGCCGCCGTCGATCTCGCCTTTTCGGACGGAACCTATTTGAGCGAACTGGGGGCCGTGGATCAACACGGGGTGAAGCTGAACCCGCGGGATCAGGGCAAGTCGAAAACGCTGTACCCGCATCAATGGAACTTCAAAAAGGCCCACATCGGCAAAGTGGCTGCCGGAAAAAGGATCAAGCGCATCCTGGTGGCCTATGACAATCCGAAGGGACCTGCCGTATTTCGGGGGCACATCGACGATATCCGAATCGAGGGGAATCCGGCAAAGCTAAGCGCATCCAGGCCCTCCGATTACGTGAACACCCTGCGGGGCACCCATTCCAACGGCACCTTTTCCCGGGGAAATACCTTCCCGGCCGTCGCCGTCCCCCACGGCTTCAACTTCTGGACGCCGGTGACCGATGCGGGTTCGACCAGCTGGTTGTATCAGTACCACGAGCAGAACAACGAGGACAATCTCCCGGAAATTCAGGCCTTTTCACTCAGCCACGAACCCAGCCCCTGGATGGGTGACCGCCAGACCTTTCAGGTGATGCCCTCGGATTCCGCCGAAGGGGTTCCGGAGGCCGGCCGCAGTGACCGGGCCCTGCCCTTCCAGCGGGAGAATGAAATCGCGAAGGCCCATTACTACAGCGTGACCTTCGAGAACGGCATCCGGACGGAGATCGCTCCCACCGATCACGCCGCCCTGTTCCGGTTCACGTTCAAGGGGGATCGATCCACCCTCATCTTCGACAATGTGAACAATAGCGGCGGCATCCGGCTGGATCCGGAGAAGCGCGCGATCACCGGCTTCTCCGATGTAAAAAGCGGATTGTCCACGGGTGCCACGCGGATGTTCTTTTACGCGGAATTCGACAAACCGGTTCTCGAGAGCGGCCGGATTTCCGGTCACGGCCGGGATGATGTGATGGCCTATTACCGGTTTGACACCGGCCAGGGCGATCGGACGGTGACGATGCGGATTGCCACCTCCCTCATCAGCGTGGCGCAGGCCGAGAAAAACCTGAAACAGGAAATCTCCCCCGCGGACACCTTGGAAACCGTCAGGGAAAGGGCCCAGAAACTGTGGGATGACAAGCTGAAGATCATCGAGGTGGAAGGTGCGTCCGAAGAGGATCTGGTGACGCTGTACTCCAACCTGTACCGCCTGTTCCTGTACCCCAATTCCGCGTACGAAAACGTCGGCACCGCGGACAAGCCCGTTTACAAGTATGCCAGCCCCTTTTCGCCGCCGGTCGGGGAGAATACGCCCACAAAGACGGGAGCCAAAATCGTGGAGGGAAAAGTCTATGTGAACAACGGCTTCTGGGATACCTACCGGACGGCGTGGCCCGCCTACGTCCTGCTGACACCCACCAAAGCGGGGGAGATGATCGACGGCTTTGTCCAGCATTACAGGGACGGCGGCTGGATCGCCCGCTGGTCTTCCCCGGGATATGCGGACCTGATGGTGGGGACCAGCTCGGATATCGCCTTCGCCGATGCGTACATCAAAGGGGTGACGAACTTTGATGTGAAAAGCTTCTACCAGTCGGCGGTGAAAAATGCCACGGCGGTCAGCCCCGACCCGGGAACGGGGAGAAAGGGCCTGGTCACCTCCATTTTCAAGGGATACACCGACACCTCCACGCCGGAGGGCATGTCCTGGGCGATGGACGGCTATATCAACGACTTCGGCATCGCCAATCTGGCCAAGGCCCTGTATGAGCGGGGAGACGGGGACGATCCCGATCGTTCCCGATACAAGGATGATTACCTGTACTTCTTAAACAGGGCCCAAAACTATGTGCACATGTTCAATCCGAATGTGAATTTCTTCATGGGCCGGACGCCTTCTGGCGCGTGGCGCGTCTCACCCGAAGACTTCGATCCCCGCGAGTGGGGAAGGGATTATACGGAGACCAATGCCTGGAACATGGCCTTTCACGCCCCGCAGGACGGCCAGGGATTGGCCAATCTTTACGGGGGAAGGGAGGCGCTGGCCGCCAAGCTGGATGAGTTCTTCCGCACACCGGAGACGGCCCTGCCGAAGTTTAAGGGGCATTACGGCGGTGTCATCCACGAGATGAGGGAAGCAAGGGATGTCCGGATGGGCATGTACGCCCACAGCAATCAGCCCTCCCATCACATCCTTTACATGTACAACTATGCCGGCCAGCCCTGGAAAACCCAGGAGAAGGTGCGGGAGGTCCTGTCCCGGCTTTACATCGGCAGCGAAATCGGGCAGGGATACCCCGGAGATGAAGACAACGGAGAAATGTCCGCCTGGTACATCTTCAGTGCGGCCGGTTTTTATCCGCTGCGGCTGGGAACGCCGGAATATGTGATCGGCGCCCCTTACTTCAAGAAAATGACCATCCACCTGGAAAACGGCAACAAGATCGTCATCAACGCCCCGAAGGTCAGCGACAGGAACAAATACATCCAAAGGGTCAAACTGAACGGCGTCGAATACAACAAAACCACCCTTTCCCATTTCGACCTGATCCGGGGAGCCACGCTGGATTTCGAAATGGGCCCCAAACCCTCCAAATGGGGGACCGGGGAGCAGGCCCTTCCGCCGTCCATCACCGCCCCCTCCACCGACGGGTCCTCCCTGATGCCCCGCCCGATGAGGGATTTGACGGATCGCTCGGAAGGAGGCGGTGATGCCGAAGGGTTGTTCGACGATTCCTCGGACACCCATATGACCTTTGACACCTCTTCCCCCCGGGTGGAATGGCGATTTGCGGAAGGTCCGGAGAAGGTGAGGATGTACACCTTGACATCCGGAGACGGATCCCCGGTGGGAGATCCGAAGAGCTGGGTGCTTAAAGGCTCCAGGGACGGCCGAAACTGGACCGTGCTGGATGAAAGAAGCGGGGAATCCTTCCAGTGGCGCCGCCAAACCCGGGCCTTTGAGGTGAGACATCCCGGCAAGTATTCCCATTACAGGCTGGAAATCACCGAAAACAACGGGGCCGATTCCACGAGGCTGGCCGAAGTGGAATTGCTCGGATATGACGACGTGAATCGCTTTTTCGGAGCGGTCGACCAGCTGATCCGGGATTACAAGCGATCCGGGGAGCTGAAAGATCCGCTGGCCAGGCAATTGTCCCGCAGCCTGAAGCAGGCCGGCCGCCAAGAGCAAAAGGGGCACACCGAACAGGCCGTCAAGCACATGGAGGATTTTCTCAAGCACCTGAACGATAAGGGGATGAAGGATCGCGTGACGGACCGCGCGCGAAAGAGGCTGGCTGCGGAGGCCCATGCCTTGATCATCGCTTTGAGGAGATGA
- a CDS encoding ABC transporter permease, whose protein sequence is MQSGSIFSYLRKGRKYVGLFRIHLKNHFAYIQDFLIRTLFLIVVLFIFTQLWGVTYEVTGKDRIAGFSLPMMMWYLTVTESMMMAYPPLVERVEQEVKSGQVAVTLIRPFSYVGAHFSAYLAEFILRLSINLAIGGALVFLLFGPPEVGPGQLGRFLLFLPVSLVIHFSFTMCIALFAFWFEEVQGFHLIYTRLLMTLGGMMLPLEIFPESVERLAHVLPFQAVIYLPAKMMVTEPGGLWWSLWLKQIGWALFSLGLMGVIYRRGVRNLDLNGG, encoded by the coding sequence TTGCAAAGCGGGTCGATTTTTTCTTACCTGCGCAAGGGGAGGAAATATGTCGGGCTGTTTCGGATCCATCTGAAAAACCATTTCGCTTACATCCAGGACTTTCTGATCCGGACCCTGTTTTTGATCGTCGTTCTGTTTATCTTCACCCAATTGTGGGGAGTCACCTACGAGGTGACAGGCAAGGACCGAATCGCCGGCTTTTCCCTTCCCATGATGATGTGGTACCTTACGGTGACGGAGTCCATGATGATGGCTTATCCGCCGCTGGTGGAGAGGGTGGAACAGGAGGTGAAAAGCGGACAGGTGGCCGTAACCCTGATCCGTCCCTTCAGCTATGTGGGCGCCCACTTCAGCGCCTATCTCGCCGAATTCATCCTGCGCCTGTCCATCAATCTCGCCATCGGCGGCGCCCTGGTGTTTCTCCTGTTCGGCCCGCCGGAGGTGGGGCCCGGGCAGCTGGGGAGATTTCTCCTCTTTCTGCCCGTGTCGCTCGTCATCCATTTCAGCTTCACGATGTGCATCGCCCTCTTCGCCTTCTGGTTTGAAGAGGTGCAGGGCTTTCATCTGATTTACACCCGCCTGCTCATGACCCTGGGCGGGATGATGCTTCCCCTGGAGATTTTTCCGGAATCGGTTGAACGGTTGGCCCACGTTCTTCCCTTTCAGGCGGTAATCTATCTGCCCGCCAAAATGATGGTGACGGAACCGGGCGGCTTGTGGTGGAGCCTGTGGCTGAAGCAGATCGGCTGGGCGCTCTTCTCCCTCGGGTTGATGGGGGTCATCTACCGACGGGGGGTGCGGAACCTTGATCTCAACGGCGGTTAA
- a CDS encoding amino acid deaminase/aldolase produces the protein MIKRDYEEYRRAFEGVPKPFAYLDLDLLSENIRNIAGKCGDKTLRLASKSLRSVRVIQFVLQASDRFRGVMCFTVPEAVYLAEQGLDDLLVGYPAWEPEHLRQAARKIADGRRITLMADSAEHIDHLEAIARETGVRIPVCLDIDMSVSYPGLHFGVRRSPLRTAEEALALVRRIASSPHLLLDGLMGYEAQIAGVGDRYPGAWAKNLLVRMLKRHSVRVVAERRGALVQAVRDLGIPLRFVNGGGTGSLATTARDPSVTEVTVGSGLYAPALFDYYRDFRYQPAAGFAIEIVRRPHPGIYTCAGGGYVASGAAGRDKLPVPYLPEGARLLPLEGAGEVQTPLRYEGPIALNLGDPVFLRHAKAGELCERFDRLHLFSEGRIVGEASTYRGDGRCFL, from the coding sequence ATGATCAAACGGGATTACGAAGAGTACCGCCGCGCCTTTGAAGGCGTCCCCAAACCCTTTGCCTACCTCGACCTGGATCTCCTCTCGGAAAACATCCGCAACATCGCAGGGAAATGCGGCGATAAAACCCTCCGCCTCGCCAGCAAATCCCTGCGCAGCGTCCGGGTCATCCAGTTCGTGCTCCAAGCCTCCGACCGCTTCCGGGGCGTCATGTGCTTCACCGTCCCCGAAGCGGTGTATCTCGCCGAACAGGGGCTGGACGATCTGCTCGTCGGGTATCCCGCCTGGGAGCCGGAGCACCTCCGGCAAGCGGCGCGGAAGATCGCGGACGGCCGCCGCATCACCCTGATGGCGGACTCGGCCGAGCATATCGACCATCTGGAGGCGATCGCCCGGGAGACGGGCGTGCGCATCCCCGTCTGTTTGGACATCGACATGTCCGTCTCCTATCCCGGCCTCCACTTCGGCGTCCGGCGGTCCCCCCTCCGAACCGCGGAGGAAGCGCTGGCGCTGGTCCGACGGATCGCCTCCTCGCCCCACCTCCTGCTGGACGGGCTGATGGGTTACGAAGCCCAGATCGCCGGGGTGGGCGACCGCTATCCGGGCGCCTGGGCCAAAAACCTCCTCGTCCGCATGCTCAAACGGCACTCCGTCCGGGTCGTGGCGGAGAGGCGGGGGGCACTGGTTCAGGCCGTCCGCGATCTGGGAATCCCCCTCCGCTTCGTCAACGGGGGAGGGACGGGAAGCCTCGCCACCACCGCCCGGGACCCGTCGGTGACGGAGGTGACCGTGGGGTCGGGACTCTATGCGCCGGCCTTGTTCGATTATTACCGGGATTTCCGGTATCAGCCCGCCGCGGGATTCGCCATCGAGATCGTCCGCAGGCCGCACCCCGGCATCTACACCTGCGCGGGGGGCGGTTACGTGGCCTCCGGCGCCGCCGGGCGCGACAAACTGCCGGTGCCATATCTGCCGGAGGGAGCGCGCCTGCTCCCGCTGGAAGGCGCCGGCGAGGTTCAGACGCCCCTCCGTTACGAGGGACCGATTGCCCTGAACCTGGGGGATCCGGTCTTTCTGCGCCATGCCAAGGCCGGTGAATTGTGCGAGCGATTCGACCGACTCCACCTGTTTTCGGAGGGGCGGATCGTCGGGGAGGCTTCCACTTACCGCGGAGACGGGAGGTGTTTTCTGTGA
- a CDS encoding D-arabinono-1,4-lactone oxidase, which produces MFSVSQKEWSNWSGSVRFRPKRVLYPASVEDVARIIREAADEGKQIRVVGSGHSFTPLVPTDILLSLDRLRGLEAVDKERRLVTVRAGTKLKELGKLLHGHGLAQENLGDINAQSIAGAISTGTHGTGMNFGILSTQAAALTLVNARGEVVECSPDRNPELFKAAQVSLGALGVIVRVTLRVLPRYRLHYRSGRMSLTECLNHLDRYRREHRHFEFYWFPHTDQVQVKFMDETDRAATAGGLWSRFSKWFLENGAFWLLSETARRFPRLCPSISRLSARGVPAVEEVGDSHRLFATPRLVRFNEMEYALPAEKLAEVVREIRETIQRRRFAVHFPIECRYVKGDDIWLSPAYGRDTAFVAVHMYRGMPHEAYFSAVEAIFRRHGGRPHWGKMHSLTAEELSRLYPRWNDFCRIRGEQDPEGRFLNSHLRTLFGVPSGQAAESATAR; this is translated from the coding sequence GTGTTTTCTGTGAGTCAGAAGGAATGGAGCAACTGGTCCGGTTCCGTCCGCTTTCGGCCAAAGCGCGTCCTTTATCCGGCTTCCGTGGAGGATGTGGCCCGGATCATCCGGGAGGCCGCCGATGAAGGCAAACAGATCCGCGTCGTCGGTTCGGGCCATTCCTTCACGCCCCTGGTCCCGACCGACATCCTTCTCTCCCTCGACCGACTTCGCGGTTTGGAAGCGGTGGACAAAGAGCGCCGGCTCGTCACGGTCCGGGCCGGAACCAAATTGAAGGAGCTGGGGAAGCTCCTCCACGGGCACGGATTGGCCCAGGAAAACCTGGGGGACATCAACGCCCAGTCCATTGCGGGGGCGATCAGCACCGGCACCCACGGCACCGGGATGAATTTCGGAATTCTGTCCACACAGGCGGCCGCCCTCACCCTCGTCAACGCAAGGGGGGAGGTGGTCGAATGCTCCCCGGACCGAAATCCGGAGCTATTCAAGGCGGCGCAGGTTTCCCTCGGCGCCCTGGGGGTGATTGTCCGCGTCACCCTGCGGGTGCTTCCCCGGTACCGGCTCCATTACCGGAGCGGACGGATGTCCCTAACGGAATGCCTGAACCACCTGGACCGCTACCGCCGCGAACACCGCCACTTCGAATTTTACTGGTTTCCCCACACGGATCAGGTCCAAGTGAAGTTCATGGATGAAACCGATCGGGCGGCAACCGCCGGCGGACTCTGGAGCCGGTTCAGCAAATGGTTCCTCGAAAACGGCGCCTTCTGGCTCCTTTCCGAGACCGCCCGCCGCTTTCCCCGGTTGTGCCCTTCCATCAGCCGCCTGTCCGCCCGGGGAGTGCCCGCGGTGGAAGAGGTGGGGGACAGCCACCGGCTGTTCGCGACGCCTCGCCTGGTCCGCTTCAACGAAATGGAGTACGCCCTTCCGGCGGAGAAGCTGGCGGAAGTGGTGCGGGAGATCCGGGAGACGATCCAGCGCCGCCGGTTTGCCGTCCATTTCCCCATCGAGTGCCGGTACGTCAAGGGGGACGACATCTGGCTCAGTCCCGCCTACGGCCGGGACACGGCCTTCGTCGCGGTGCACATGTACCGAGGGATGCCTCATGAAGCGTACTTCTCCGCGGTGGAGGCGATCTTCCGCCGCCACGGGGGCCGTCCCCACTGGGGCAAGATGCACTCGCTGACCGCCGAGGAGCTGAGCCGCCTGTATCCTCGGTGGAACGACTTTTGCCGGATCCGCGGCGAGCAGGATCCCGAGGGACGCTTTCTCAACTCCCACCTGCGCACCCTGTTCGGCGTGCCTTCCGGACAGGCGGCGGAATCTGCGACCGCCCGGTAG